A DNA window from Allokutzneria albata contains the following coding sequences:
- a CDS encoding amidohydrolase family protein: protein MSRDDVLGSAEAPVGSALNRRDLLRSSGVVAAAAALGSAAPAAAAAPAEEERGGEPRVDLTEGTNISASASADGKLIAFDLVTAVWVVGADGGPARRLTDDLGDATLPHVAADGSRIVFQSYRDGNYHLWTVRPDGSGLTQLTTGPYDHREPRFAPDGKSVVFTSDRGNTGSYGVFRLDLADTKITTLSDTAAEQAAPAWSPDGKRVAYTVDDTAIDVIDIASGAVARAVTATGGAKLYGPAFAPDGKTLSYMRLTGAVAELVVGDKAVTSDEDVFGFPATWLSADELLYTANGHLRRRKLSTRTVADVAFTATVPVTTRRVYRQFVRDITDRRAQAAKGIASPVVSADGKQVAFRALNALWLLTIGDAKPKRIVADGYFNSDPDFSPDGKSLVYVSDRAGDADLWVRDLASGNERRLTGLSGAQLTPRFSPDGRRIAYQDHDGAAWIVDLAQGDGSAGTPKQVTPTLFMPGRITWSPDGNTIALAAVKPFSKRFREGTSQILTVDLTSGALTYTEPMPFASIAARGDDGPVWSPDGKHLAFIVESTAWIVPVDARGKFTGAARQVTREVTDSLAWIGSDALLYLNNGRLRSQSIKGGRPATIPLDLTWKRPEVREKAVIRAGALWDGQSRELRRNVDIVVDGNRIEGVMPWRPGRATVDASKLTVMPGLIDSHNHWHLRGRQWGDRQGRAWLAYGITTTRSPGDPVYQMLETREALDAGTQVGPRFFATGEAIDGSRVYYNFMRPTRSIAQLDLELERARELQYDLIKTYVRLPVEYQKRVIDAAHRAGMPLSSHYLYPAEHIGMDGMEHTGATNRLGYSHTVSRLGRAYADAITLFVRSGMSITPTLFNSSVMYADDRSLVEDRRTRTLYPSWEYERLVQKANDAKLPAAEAVRALLKSNVDMVLRIHRGGGLVIAGTDAPLDNPAISLHTNLRAMVRYGFTPHEALTTATVNTARWLGHQGRLGVIARGALADLSFVDGNPLADIKAAAAVRQVMVGGVLHTVEDLLKPFATPAARMAPAAVLRTPTPANTHAHPDPATWWHTPEWQQQVCCGAPH from the coding sequence TCAGCGCCTCCGCGTCCGCGGACGGCAAGCTGATCGCCTTCGACCTGGTCACGGCGGTCTGGGTGGTCGGAGCCGACGGCGGCCCGGCGCGGCGGCTCACCGACGACCTGGGCGATGCCACGCTGCCGCACGTCGCCGCTGACGGTTCCCGGATCGTGTTCCAGTCCTATCGGGACGGCAACTACCACCTGTGGACAGTCCGGCCCGACGGCAGCGGGCTGACACAGCTGACAACCGGTCCGTACGACCACCGCGAGCCCCGGTTCGCTCCTGACGGCAAGTCCGTCGTGTTCACCTCGGACCGCGGGAACACCGGCAGCTACGGCGTTTTCCGGCTCGATCTGGCCGACACGAAGATCACCACCCTGAGCGACACGGCCGCCGAACAAGCCGCTCCCGCGTGGTCGCCGGACGGCAAGCGCGTCGCGTACACAGTGGACGACACGGCGATCGACGTCATCGACATCGCCTCCGGAGCCGTGGCCAGGGCGGTCACCGCCACCGGCGGCGCGAAGCTGTACGGCCCCGCCTTCGCACCCGATGGCAAGACACTGTCGTACATGCGGCTCACCGGCGCGGTCGCCGAGCTCGTGGTGGGGGACAAGGCCGTCACCTCCGACGAGGACGTCTTCGGCTTCCCGGCCACGTGGCTGTCGGCCGACGAACTGCTCTACACCGCCAACGGCCACCTGCGCCGTCGCAAGCTCAGCACGCGCACCGTCGCCGACGTCGCGTTCACCGCCACGGTTCCGGTCACCACGCGCCGCGTCTACCGGCAGTTCGTCCGCGACATCACCGACCGCCGCGCCCAGGCCGCGAAGGGCATCGCCTCGCCCGTGGTGTCCGCGGACGGCAAGCAGGTCGCCTTCCGCGCGCTGAACGCGTTGTGGCTGCTGACGATCGGGGACGCCAAGCCGAAGCGGATCGTCGCAGATGGCTACTTCAACTCCGACCCGGACTTCTCCCCGGACGGCAAGTCCCTCGTCTACGTCTCCGACCGCGCCGGTGACGCGGACCTGTGGGTGCGCGACCTCGCCTCCGGGAACGAGCGCAGGCTGACCGGGCTATCCGGAGCGCAGCTCACTCCGCGCTTCTCCCCGGACGGCAGGCGGATCGCCTACCAGGACCACGATGGCGCGGCCTGGATCGTCGATCTCGCCCAGGGGGATGGCAGTGCCGGAACTCCGAAGCAGGTCACGCCGACGCTGTTCATGCCGGGCCGGATCACGTGGTCCCCGGACGGCAACACGATCGCGCTCGCCGCGGTGAAGCCGTTCTCCAAGCGCTTCCGCGAGGGCACCAGCCAGATCCTCACCGTCGACCTGACCAGCGGCGCGCTCACCTACACGGAGCCGATGCCGTTCGCGTCCATCGCCGCGCGCGGCGACGACGGGCCGGTGTGGTCGCCGGACGGCAAGCACCTGGCGTTCATCGTCGAGTCCACCGCGTGGATCGTCCCGGTCGACGCGCGCGGCAAGTTCACCGGCGCGGCGCGCCAGGTCACCCGCGAGGTCACCGACTCGCTGGCGTGGATCGGCTCCGATGCGTTGCTGTACCTCAACAACGGGCGTCTGCGCAGCCAGTCGATCAAGGGCGGGCGGCCCGCGACGATTCCGCTCGACCTCACGTGGAAGCGGCCGGAGGTCAGGGAAAAGGCCGTCATCCGGGCGGGCGCGCTGTGGGACGGGCAGTCGCGCGAGCTGCGCCGCAACGTCGACATCGTCGTGGACGGCAACCGCATCGAGGGCGTGATGCCGTGGCGGCCCGGACGGGCCACTGTGGACGCTTCGAAGCTGACCGTCATGCCCGGCCTGATCGACTCGCACAACCACTGGCACCTGCGCGGCAGGCAGTGGGGTGACCGCCAGGGGCGGGCGTGGCTGGCCTACGGCATCACCACCACGCGGTCCCCGGGCGACCCCGTCTACCAGATGCTCGAAACCCGTGAGGCGCTGGACGCGGGCACTCAGGTCGGACCCCGGTTCTTCGCCACCGGCGAGGCCATCGACGGCTCCCGCGTGTACTACAACTTCATGCGCCCCACGCGGTCGATCGCGCAGCTGGACCTGGAGCTGGAGCGCGCGCGGGAACTGCAGTACGACCTGATCAAGACCTACGTGCGGCTGCCCGTGGAGTACCAGAAGCGGGTGATCGACGCCGCGCACCGCGCCGGGATGCCGCTGTCCTCGCACTACCTCTACCCGGCCGAGCACATCGGCATGGACGGCATGGAGCACACCGGGGCCACCAACCGGCTCGGCTACTCCCACACCGTGTCCCGGCTGGGCCGCGCCTACGCCGACGCGATCACCCTGTTCGTCCGGTCCGGCATGTCGATCACACCGACGCTGTTCAACTCCTCGGTCATGTACGCCGACGACCGGAGCCTGGTGGAGGACCGGCGCACCAGGACGCTCTACCCGTCATGGGAGTACGAGCGCCTGGTGCAGAAGGCCAACGACGCCAAGCTCCCCGCGGCCGAGGCGGTCCGCGCGTTGCTGAAGTCCAATGTGGACATGGTGCTGCGCATCCACCGCGGCGGCGGCCTGGTCATCGCCGGAACCGACGCGCCGCTGGACAATCCGGCGATCTCGCTGCACACCAACCTGCGCGCCATGGTGCGCTACGGCTTCACCCCGCACGAGGCGCTGACCACCGCCACCGTCAACACCGCGCGCTGGCTCGGCCACCAGGGCAGGCTCGGGGTCATCGCCCGCGGCGCACTGGCCGACCTGTCCTTTGTGGACGGCAACCCGCTCGCCGACATCAAGGCGGCCGCGGCCGTCCGGCAGGTGATGGTCGGCGGAGTCCTGCACACCGTCGAGGACCTGCTCAAGCCCTTCGCCACCCCCGCGGCCCGCATGGCCCCCGCCGCAGTTCTCCGCACCCCCACGCCCGCCAACACCCACGCACACCCCGACCCCGCCACGTGGTGGCACACCCCCGAGTGGCAGCAACAGGTCTGCTGCGGCGCTCCGCACTAG
- a CDS encoding acyl-CoA dehydrogenase family protein — MNLLYTEIEEDLRASVRAVLTDHCPPSAVLARLESDEPCDTDLWRILAELGVLGLHVPEERGGQGASTRETAVVLEELGRSVAPVPFLGSAVLATTALLACDSDLVGELAAGTTTAALAVPLTTAPGSPFPATVSASPDGLLTGRVTSVVDARAASLLVVPVAGPALYAVRANAPGVTVTEVLSLDMTRRIADVSLASTPGVVIGSSDQATAAVESALRAGAGLLASEQIGIAESCLEQTVRHVKERHQFGRAIGSFQAIKHRLADLWLELVCARATARHAADALATSADDADVAVALAQSECSELAVRAAEEAIQLHGGIGMTWEHPAHLSLKRAKVDQLALGTPGEHRMTLGRMVHLPMDIPSRRQT, encoded by the coding sequence ATGAACCTGCTCTACACCGAGATCGAGGAAGATCTGCGGGCGAGCGTCCGCGCGGTGCTGACCGACCACTGCCCGCCCTCCGCGGTGCTCGCGCGCCTGGAGTCGGACGAGCCCTGCGACACGGACCTCTGGCGCATCCTGGCCGAGCTGGGCGTTCTGGGCCTGCACGTGCCGGAAGAACGCGGCGGGCAGGGCGCTTCGACGCGAGAGACAGCTGTGGTGCTGGAGGAGCTGGGCCGCTCCGTCGCCCCGGTGCCGTTCCTCGGGAGCGCGGTGCTCGCCACGACCGCGCTGCTGGCCTGCGACTCCGACCTGGTCGGCGAGCTGGCCGCGGGCACCACAACTGCGGCACTCGCCGTCCCGCTGACCACGGCGCCCGGTTCTCCTTTCCCCGCAACGGTGTCCGCGTCGCCGGACGGCCTGCTCACGGGCCGGGTGACCTCGGTGGTGGACGCGCGGGCGGCGTCACTGCTCGTCGTGCCGGTGGCCGGTCCGGCGTTGTACGCGGTGCGCGCCAACGCTCCTGGGGTGACGGTCACCGAGGTGCTGTCGTTGGACATGACGCGCCGAATCGCCGACGTGTCTCTGGCATCCACCCCAGGTGTCGTCATCGGATCGAGTGATCAAGCCACAGCCGCGGTGGAATCGGCCCTTCGCGCCGGAGCGGGTTTGTTGGCGTCGGAACAGATCGGCATAGCGGAATCGTGCCTGGAGCAGACGGTTCGCCATGTCAAGGAGCGGCACCAGTTCGGGCGAGCGATCGGTTCGTTCCAGGCGATCAAGCACCGGCTGGCGGACCTGTGGCTGGAGCTGGTGTGCGCGCGGGCGACGGCCCGGCACGCCGCCGACGCGCTCGCGACCAGCGCCGATGATGCGGATGTCGCAGTGGCGCTGGCCCAGTCGGAGTGCTCGGAACTGGCGGTGCGCGCGGCGGAAGAAGCAATTCAGCTGCACGGTGGGATCGGCATGACCTGGGAGCACCCCGCGCACCTTTCGCTCAAGCGGGCAAAGGTCGACCAACTCGCTCTGGGAACACCTGGCGAACACCGGATGACACTGGGCCGCATGGTCCATCTTCCGATGGACATACCGTCGCGGCGCCAAACGTGA
- a CDS encoding GOLPH3/VPS74 family protein: MTSRTLPEELFLLALDDEDGKLHSGDAVVLGLAGAELTELALADRIAFEDKKIVVTDAKPVGDAALDSALAGLVEKGEPVKPSSWLNKAKKHTRDTYADRLANAGVIEENSKKVLGLIPVHRFPVKDAAAKAEIKARLDKVVLGDVEGDDRTAALGALLHACKLGRHVYPGGEGSDARARLKELASEDAAAKGVSQALAAINAAVTAGVVAAVVSSQAASGQ, translated from the coding sequence ATGACCTCCAGGACCCTTCCCGAGGAACTGTTCCTGCTCGCCCTCGACGACGAGGACGGCAAGCTGCACTCGGGCGACGCTGTCGTGCTCGGCCTCGCCGGCGCCGAGCTCACCGAACTGGCCCTCGCCGACCGCATCGCGTTCGAGGACAAGAAGATCGTGGTCACCGACGCGAAGCCGGTCGGTGACGCCGCGCTCGACTCGGCGCTGGCCGGGCTGGTGGAGAAGGGCGAGCCCGTCAAGCCGTCCTCCTGGCTGAACAAGGCCAAGAAGCACACCCGCGACACCTACGCCGACCGCCTGGCGAACGCGGGCGTGATCGAGGAGAACAGCAAGAAGGTCCTCGGCCTCATCCCGGTGCACCGCTTCCCGGTCAAGGACGCGGCCGCCAAGGCGGAGATCAAGGCGCGGCTGGACAAGGTCGTCCTCGGTGACGTGGAGGGCGACGACCGCACCGCCGCGCTCGGCGCGCTGCTGCACGCGTGCAAGCTCGGCAGGCACGTCTACCCCGGCGGCGAGGGCAGTGACGCCCGCGCCCGGCTGAAGGAGCTGGCCAGCGAGGACGCCGCCGCGAAGGGCGTCTCCCAGGCGCTGGCCGCGATCAACGCCGCGGTCACCGCGGGTGTTGTCGCCGCCGTCGTCTCCAGCCAGGCCGCCAGCGGCCAGTAA